One segment of Brassica napus cultivar Da-Ae chromosome C3, Da-Ae, whole genome shotgun sequence DNA contains the following:
- the LOC106386788 gene encoding BTB/POZ and MATH domain-containing protein 1 isoform X3, giving the protein MNTTRVCGEVSKSATKPLTVSTSLTETVNGFHEFKISGYSLTKGVGVGKYVASDTFTVDGHSWAVYFYPDGKSPEDNSSHVSLFIALASEGADVRALFELTLVDQSGNEKHKVHSHFGRALESGPYALKYRGSMWGYKRFFRRDNLETSDYLKDNSLLVRCRVGVVKSCTEGPRDYNISVPVSNLGQQLGSLLESGKGCDVTFEVDGETFSAHKLVLATRSPVFRAQLFGPLRDRDTDRIEIEDVEAPIFKVRSLILFLGFMMFCSRMYHPGSSPGALLLLSLLTRDKVLLHFIYWDELPDMQELIGTDSKSASTLVAQHLLAAADRYALERLKAICESKLCEGITVNTVATTLALAEQHHCFQLKAVCLKFVASPENLKAVMQTDGFDYLKRSCPSLLTELLKYLARLREHSVTAPGHPKDIFADGCDSNGRRVKQRLH; this is encoded by the exons ATGAACACAACTAGGGTTTGCGGTGAGGTCTCCAAATCCGCGACAAAACCTCTCACTGTGTCGACCTCCCTCACGGAAACCGTCAACGGCTTCCACGAATTCAAGATCAGCGGCTACTCTCTCACCAAAGGCGTCGGAGTCGGCAAATACGTCGCCTCCGATACCTTCACCGTCGACGGTCACTCGTGGGCTGTCTACTTCTACCCAGACGGAAAGAGTCCGGAGGATAACTCCTCTCACGTTTCTCTGTTCATTGCCTTGGCGAGCGAAGGAGCCGATGTGAGGGCTTTGTTCGAGCTCACGCTTGTTGATCAGAGTGGCAATGAGAAGCATAAGGTTCATAGCCATTTTGGAAGAGCGCTCGAGAGCGGACCCTATGCTCTTAAGTATCGTGGAAGCATGTG GGGATACAAGAGGTTTTTCAGGAGGGATAATTTAGAgacatcagactatctcaaggACAATAGTCTCTTGGTTCGGTGCCGTGTCGGTGTGGTGAAGTCTTGCACCGAGGGACCGAGGGACTACAATATCAGTGTACCAGTTTCTAACTTGGGCCAACAGTTGGGGAGTCTTTTGGAAAGTGGGAAAGGCTGTGATGTTACTTTTGAAGTCGATGGAGAAACTTTCTCTGCTCACAAACTTGTTCTTGCAACGCGTTCTCCAGTTTTCAGGGCGCAGCTTTTTGGACCGTTAAGAGACAGAGACACCGACCGTATAGAGATAGAAGACGTGGAGGCCCCCATTTTCAAGGTCCGCTCTTTAATTCTCTTTCTGGGATTTAT GATGTTCTGTTCCAGAATGTACCATCCGGGATCTTCTCCTGGGGCGCTGCTCCTGTTGAGTTTACTTACCCGGGATAAG GTTTTGCTACATTTTATCTACTGGGACGAATTGCCTGATATGCAAGAGCTAATAGGCACAGATTCCAAATCGGCTTCTACTCTTGTGGCTCAGCATCTGCTTGCAGCGGCAGACCGGTATGCTCTTGAGCGGCTTAAAGCAATCTGCGAGTCAAAACTTTGTGAAGGAATCACCGTAAACACTGTTGCAACCACCTTGGCCCTAGCGGAGCAGCACCATTGTTTCCAGCTAAAAGCAGTCTGTCTCAAATTCGTGGCGTCGCCAGAGAACttgaaag CTGTGATGCAAACGGATGGGTTTGATTATCTAAAAAGGAGCTGTCCATCTCTACTAACTGAGCTATTGAAGTATTTGGCGAGGCTTAGGGAACACTCTGTAACTGCACCGGGACATCCAAAAGATATATTTGCTGATGGTTGTGATTCCAATGGAAGAAGAGTGAAGCAACGGTTGCATTAA
- the LOC106386788 gene encoding BTB/POZ and MATH domain-containing protein 1 isoform X2 yields the protein MNTTRVCGEVSKSATKPLTVSTSLTETVNGFHEFKISGYSLTKGVGVGKYVASDTFTVDGHSWAVYFYPDGKSPEDNSSHVSLFIALASEGADVRALFELTLVDQSGNEKHKVHSHFGRALESGPYALKYRGSMWGYKRFFRRDNLETSDYLKDNSLLVRCRVGVVKSCTEGPRDYNISVPVSNLGQQLGSLLESGKGCDVTFEVDGETFSAHKLVLATRSPVFRAQLFGPLRDRDTDRIEIEDVEAPIFKDVLFQNVPSGIFSWGAAPVEFTYPG from the exons ATGAACACAACTAGGGTTTGCGGTGAGGTCTCCAAATCCGCGACAAAACCTCTCACTGTGTCGACCTCCCTCACGGAAACCGTCAACGGCTTCCACGAATTCAAGATCAGCGGCTACTCTCTCACCAAAGGCGTCGGAGTCGGCAAATACGTCGCCTCCGATACCTTCACCGTCGACGGTCACTCGTGGGCTGTCTACTTCTACCCAGACGGAAAGAGTCCGGAGGATAACTCCTCTCACGTTTCTCTGTTCATTGCCTTGGCGAGCGAAGGAGCCGATGTGAGGGCTTTGTTCGAGCTCACGCTTGTTGATCAGAGTGGCAATGAGAAGCATAAGGTTCATAGCCATTTTGGAAGAGCGCTCGAGAGCGGACCCTATGCTCTTAAGTATCGTGGAAGCATGTG GGGATACAAGAGGTTTTTCAGGAGGGATAATTTAGAgacatcagactatctcaaggACAATAGTCTCTTGGTTCGGTGCCGTGTCGGTGTGGTGAAGTCTTGCACCGAGGGACCGAGGGACTACAATATCAGTGTACCAGTTTCTAACTTGGGCCAACAGTTGGGGAGTCTTTTGGAAAGTGGGAAAGGCTGTGATGTTACTTTTGAAGTCGATGGAGAAACTTTCTCTGCTCACAAACTTGTTCTTGCAACGCGTTCTCCAGTTTTCAGGGCGCAGCTTTTTGGACCGTTAAGAGACAGAGACACCGACCGTATAGAGATAGAAGACGTGGAGGCCCCCATTTTCAAG GATGTTCTGTTCCAGAATGTACCATCCGGGATCTTCTCCTGGGGCGCTGCTCCTGTTGAGTTTACTTACCCGGGATAA
- the LOC106386788 gene encoding BTB/POZ and MATH domain-containing protein 1 isoform X1: MNTTRVCGEVSKSATKPLTVSTSLTETVNGFHEFKISGYSLTKGVGVGKYVASDTFTVDGHSWAVYFYPDGKSPEDNSSHVSLFIALASEGADVRALFELTLVDQSGNEKHKVHSHFGRALESGPYALKYRGSMWGYKRFFRRDNLETSDYLKDNSLLVRCRVGVVKSCTEGPRDYNISVPVSNLGQQLGSLLESGKGCDVTFEVDGETFSAHKLVLATRSPVFRAQLFGPLRDRDTDRIEIEDVEAPIFKVLLHFIYWDELPDMQELIGTDSKSASTLVAQHLLAAADRYALERLKAICESKLCEGITVNTVATTLALAEQHHCFQLKAVCLKFVASPENLKAVMQTDGFDYLKRSCPSLLTELLKYLARLREHSVTAPGHPKDIFADGCDSNGRRVKQRLH; the protein is encoded by the exons ATGAACACAACTAGGGTTTGCGGTGAGGTCTCCAAATCCGCGACAAAACCTCTCACTGTGTCGACCTCCCTCACGGAAACCGTCAACGGCTTCCACGAATTCAAGATCAGCGGCTACTCTCTCACCAAAGGCGTCGGAGTCGGCAAATACGTCGCCTCCGATACCTTCACCGTCGACGGTCACTCGTGGGCTGTCTACTTCTACCCAGACGGAAAGAGTCCGGAGGATAACTCCTCTCACGTTTCTCTGTTCATTGCCTTGGCGAGCGAAGGAGCCGATGTGAGGGCTTTGTTCGAGCTCACGCTTGTTGATCAGAGTGGCAATGAGAAGCATAAGGTTCATAGCCATTTTGGAAGAGCGCTCGAGAGCGGACCCTATGCTCTTAAGTATCGTGGAAGCATGTG GGGATACAAGAGGTTTTTCAGGAGGGATAATTTAGAgacatcagactatctcaaggACAATAGTCTCTTGGTTCGGTGCCGTGTCGGTGTGGTGAAGTCTTGCACCGAGGGACCGAGGGACTACAATATCAGTGTACCAGTTTCTAACTTGGGCCAACAGTTGGGGAGTCTTTTGGAAAGTGGGAAAGGCTGTGATGTTACTTTTGAAGTCGATGGAGAAACTTTCTCTGCTCACAAACTTGTTCTTGCAACGCGTTCTCCAGTTTTCAGGGCGCAGCTTTTTGGACCGTTAAGAGACAGAGACACCGACCGTATAGAGATAGAAGACGTGGAGGCCCCCATTTTCAAG GTTTTGCTACATTTTATCTACTGGGACGAATTGCCTGATATGCAAGAGCTAATAGGCACAGATTCCAAATCGGCTTCTACTCTTGTGGCTCAGCATCTGCTTGCAGCGGCAGACCGGTATGCTCTTGAGCGGCTTAAAGCAATCTGCGAGTCAAAACTTTGTGAAGGAATCACCGTAAACACTGTTGCAACCACCTTGGCCCTAGCGGAGCAGCACCATTGTTTCCAGCTAAAAGCAGTCTGTCTCAAATTCGTGGCGTCGCCAGAGAACttgaaag CTGTGATGCAAACGGATGGGTTTGATTATCTAAAAAGGAGCTGTCCATCTCTACTAACTGAGCTATTGAAGTATTTGGCGAGGCTTAGGGAACACTCTGTAACTGCACCGGGACATCCAAAAGATATATTTGCTGATGGTTGTGATTCCAATGGAAGAAGAGTGAAGCAACGGTTGCATTAA
- the LOC106386787 gene encoding mitogen-activated protein kinase 16, producing MHPDQRKKSSVESDFFTEYGEGTRYRIEEVIGKGSYGLVCSAYDTHTGEKVAIKKINDIFEHVSDATRILREIKLLRFLQHPDIVEIKHILLPPSRREFKDIYVVFELMESDLHQVIKANDDLTPEHYQFFLYQLLRGLKYIHTANVFHRDLKPKNILANADCKLKICDFGLARVAFNDTPTAIFWTDYVATRWYRAPELCGSFFSKYTPAIDIWSIGCIFAELLTGKPLFPGKNVVHQLDLMTDMLGTPSAEAIGRVRNEKARRYLSSMRKKKPIPFSHKFPHADPLALRLLEKMLSFEPKDRPTSEEALADPYFKNLAKVEREPSCQPVTKLEFEFERRRITKEDVRELIYRESLEYHPKMLKEYLDGSEPTNFMYPSAVEHFKKQFAYLEEHYKNGTSHNPPERQQHASLPRACVLYSDNNHAAAAQQSSVEVTDGLSKCSIRDTERPRGSDRRVPVNAPQTIQGAAVARPGKVVGSVLRYNNCGAATGVEALEQQQRRMVRNPAGAAQYPKRTPQPCKSNRGDEDSEGSSRLKQNPQYIPQKVGGGQDTATSRWY from the exons ATGCATCCTGATCAACGCAAAAAG TCATCGGTCGAATCAGACTTCTTCACTGAATACGGAGAAGGCACCAGATACAGAATCGAGGAAGTGATCGGCAAAGGCAGCTACGGCCTCGTCTGCTCAGCTTACGACACCCACACGGGAGAGAAAGTCGCCATCAAGAAGATCAACGACATCTTCGAGCACGTCTCCGACGCCACGCGCATCCTCCGCGAGATCAAACTCCTCAGGTTCCTGCAGCATCCGGACATCGTCGAGATCAAACACATCTTGCTCCCGCCTTCGAGGAGAGAGTTCAAAGACATTTACGTTGTTTTCGAGCTCATGGAGTCTGATCTTCACCAGGTTATCAAGGCTAATGATGACTTGACTCCTGAGCATTACCAGTTTTTTCTCTATCAGCTTCTCCGTGGACTCAAGTATATACACACAG cTAATGTTTTTCATAGGGATCTGAAACCGAAAAACATATTGGCTAATGCTGATTGTAAACTCAAGATCTGTGATTTTGGACTTGCGAGAGTGGCATTCAATGATACACCAACTGCTATATTCTGGACT GACTATGTAGCTACTAGATGGTACCGTGCTCCGGAACTGTGTGGATCATTTTTCTCTAAG TATACACCGGCGATAGATATATGGAGCATAGGGTGTATCTTTGCAGAGCTCTTAACAGGGAAGCCTCTTTTCCCCGGGAAAAATGTGGTTCATCAATTGGATCTGATGACTGATATGTTGGGAACTCCATCTGCGGAAGCTATTGGAAGG GTGAGGAACGAGAAAGCTCGGAGATACTTAAGCAGCATGAGGAAAAAGAAGCCTATTCCTTTTTCACATAAGTTCCCACATGCTGATCCTCTCGCTCTTCGTCTTCTAGAGAAGATGTTGTCTTTTGAACCCAAGGACCGGCCTACATCTGAAGAG GCACTTGCGGATCCATACTTCAAGAATTTAGCTAAGGTTGAAAGAGAGCCCTCTTGTCAACCCGTCACAAAGTTGGAATTCGAGTTTGAGAGGCGGAGGATCACAAAAGAGGACGTGCGAGAGCTCATTTATAGAGAGTCTCTTGAGTATCACCCAAAGATGCTGAAAGAATACCTGGATGGATCAGAGCCAACGAACTTTATGTATCCTAG TGCGGTGGAGCATTTCAAGAAACAGTTTGCATACCTTGAGGAACACTACAAGAATGGTACTTCTCACAACCCTCCAGAGAGACAGCAGCACGCATCGTTACCTAG GGCTTGCGTTTTGTACTCTGATAACAATCATGCAGCGGCTGCACAACAGAGTTCAGTGGAAGTCACTGATGGACTCTCCAAGTGTAGCATCAGAGATACAGAGCGACCGCGTGGTTCAGACAGGAGAGTTCCTGTTAACGCCCCTCAAACAATCCAAG GTGCCGCAGTAGCTAGGCCTGGAAAAGTAGTTGGATCAGTGTTACGCTATAACAACTGCGGAGCAGCTACAGGAGTCGAAGCTCTTGAACAACAACAGCGTAGGATGGTCAGAAATCCAGCTGGTGCGGCTCAGTATCCGAAGAGAACTCCTCAACCTTGCAAAAGCAACAGAGGAGATGAAGACTCCGAAGGTTCAAGCAGGTTAAAACAAAACCCTCAGTATATACCACAGAAAGTGGGTGGAGGGCAAGATACTGCAACGAGTCGCTGGTACTAA
- the LOC106385133 gene encoding uncharacterized RNA-binding protein C25G10.01, which translates to MALSHITSLSTLQSPFHKLQFVGVSQNRRELIIPTEKNSRYHLVSLCHTARRNRRTISCVAGEVSSTPSTTISSIFVKGLADSVSEGRLKKVFSQFGQVSHVKIIVNERTRQSLGYGYLWFNKKEDAQLAVEAMNGKFFDGRFILVKFGQPGLSRRRRPNSDFLFVNK; encoded by the exons ATGGCACTGTCTCACATTACCTCACTCTCAACTCTACAGTCTCCGTTCCACAAACTTCAATTCGTCGGAGTATCTCAAAATCGGAGAGAACTTATAATCCCGACGGAGAAAAATTCAAGATATCATTTGGTTTCGTTATGTCATACGGCGAGAAGAAATCGGCGGACCATCAGCTGCGTCGCCGGAGAAGTATCTTCAACTCCCTCTACTACTATCTCGTCGATATTCGTGAAGG GGCTTGCGGATTCAGTGAGTGAAGGCCGTTTGAAGAAGGTCTTCTCGCAGTTTGGACAAGTTAGCCATG TAAAAATCATTGTGAACGAAAGAACTCGGCAGTCTCTAGGATATGGCTATCTCTGGTTTAACAAAAAAGAGGATGCACAGTTGGCTGTTGAAGCTATGAACGGAAAG ttctTTGATGGCAGGTTTATACTTGTTAAATTCGGCCAGCCTGGATTGTCCCGTCGCCGGAGACCAAATTccgattttctttttgtaaataaataa
- the LOC106386784 gene encoding UPF0613 protein PB24D3.06c, which produces MSLSMSSSSAAAAASTPKSSSSPAAASSTTSWFSGIVRGRGDKPNPAKLSKSASATGIGSGDYGGPIKGKNQFRGVLFKYGPKSIQVAFKTGEYKQQVIFIGGLTDGLLATDYLEPLAIALDKEKWSLVQLLMSSSYSGFGTSSLKQDAQEIDQLISYLINKENSEGVVLLGHSTGCQDIVYYMGTNAACSRAVRAAILQAPVSDREYKATLPETPAMIDLAANMIKEGRAEELMPREADPSAPISAYRYHSLCAYMGDDDMFSSDLSDDQLKTRLGHMANTPCQVIFSMGDEYVPDYVDKKALVNRLSKAMGGAEKVEVEHGNHSLSNRVHEAVQAIMSFVKREGPSGWDDPWS; this is translated from the exons ATGTCTCTCTCCATGTCCTCCTCTTCCGCTGCTGCGGCGGCTTCGACACCGAAGTCTTCGTCTTCTCCGGCGGCCGCTTCGTCGACCACGTCCTGGTTCTCCGGAATCGTTCGCGGCCGCGGCGACAAACCCAACCCCGCGAAGCTATCGAAAAGCGCGTCCGCGACGGGAATCGGAAGCGGGGATTACGGTGGACCCATAAAAGGGAAGAACCAATTTCGCGGAGTTTTGTTCAAATACGGTCCCAAATCAATTCAG GTGGCTTTTAAGACTGGGGAGTATAAGCAACAAGTGATATTTATCGGTGGATTAACCGATGGGCTTTTAGCTACTGA ttactTGGAACCTCTTGCAATTGCTTTGGACAAAGAGAAATGGTCACTTGTTCAACTACTCATGTCATCTTCTTATTCTGGATTCGGCACTTCCAGCTTGAAACAA GATGCACAAGAGATCGACCAACTTATAAGCTATCTCATCAACAAAGAGAACTCTGAAGGCGTTGTTCTGCTTGGTCATAGCACTGGCTGCCAG GACATTGTGTATTATATGGGAACAAATGCTGCATGCTCCCGAGCCGTCCGGGCTGCAATTTTGCAG GCCCCAGTCAGCGATAGAGAGTACAAAGCAACACTTCCTGAAACACCAGCTATGATAGACTTGGCTGCAAACATGATAAAAGAAGGCCGAGCAGAGGAGCTAATGCCTAGAGAAGCTGATCCTAGTGCTCCAATCTCTGCCTATAG ATACCACTCCCTCTGCGCTTACATGGGAGACGACGATATGTTTAGTTCTGACCTTAGTGATGATCAGTTGAAAACCAGACTTGGTCACATGGCTAACACACCTTGTCAG GTGATTTTCTCCATGGGTGATGAGTATGTACCGGATTATGTCGACAAAAAAGCTCTGGTTAATAG GTTGAGTAAAGCAATGGGAGGAGCAGAGAAAGTGGAGGTAGAGCATGGGAACCACTCGCTCTCCAATAGAGTTCATGAAGCTGTTCAAGCCATTATGAGTTTTGTCAAAAGAGAAGGACCCAGTGGTTGGGATGATCCTTGGAGctaa
- the LOC106386783 gene encoding TVP38/TMEM64 family membrane protein slr0305: protein MALTWGSALRISVLLILVAAIVLAFYFLPVEQLLRDFLLWVEQDLGPWGPLALAVAYIPLTVLAVPASVLTIGGGYLFGLPIGFVADSVGATLGSGAAFLLGRTIGKPFVVAKLKDYPQFQSVALAIEKSGFKICLLLRLAPLLPFSMLNYLLSVTPITLGPYLLSSWLGMMPITLALVYVGTTLKDLSDVTHKWSELSFGHWASLILSLVVSVILMVCVTKVAQNALRKALAEHGGDMNGAVAASPELNDVADVPADLNEPLLIKIDSQSHQDHENQRVMKQAAG from the exons ATGGCGTTGACGTGGGGATCTGCTCTCCGGATCTCCGTTCTTCTGATCCTTGTAGCTGCAATTGTCTTAGCTTTCTATTTCCTCCCCGTCGAGCAG CTTTTGAGGGATTTTTTGTTATGGGTTGAACAAGATCTAGGGCCTTGGGGACCTCTTGCCCT AGCTGTCGCCTACATTCCTCTAACAGTTCTGGCTGTTCCTGCCTCTGTTCTAACG ATCGGTGGTGGCTACCTCTTTGGGCTGCCAATTGGTTTCGTGGCGGACTCGGTGGGAGCTACACTTGGCTCTGGAGCAGCATTTCTTCTAGGCCGTACG ATTGGAAAACCATTTGTAGTTGCAAAACTCAAGGACTATCCTCAGTTTCAATCAGTGGCTCTCGCTATTGAGAAATCCGGTTTCAAG ATTTGCTTGTTGCTCCGGCTTGCTCCTCTTCTCCCATTCAGCATGTTGAACTACCTCTTATCTGTAACTCCAATTACGCTGGGACCATACTTGCTTTCTTCTTGGTTAGGAATGATG CCAATAACGCTTGCGTTGGTGTATGTTGGAACAACTCTAAAAGACCTTTCTGATGTGACTCACAAGTGGAGCGAGTTATCTTTCGGTCACTGG GCATCCTTGATTCTGAGCCTTGTAGTATCCG TGATATTAATGGTGTGTGTTACTAAGGTGGCGCAGAACGCTCTAAGAAAAGCTTTAGCAGAGCACGGAGGGGACATGAACGGAGCGGTTGCAGCCTCACCTGAGCTGAACGATGTGGCTGATGTTCCGGCTGATTTAAATGAGCCGCTCTTGATAAAGATAGACTCTCAATCACATCAGGACCATGAAAATCAGAGAGTCATGAAACAAGCTGCTGGTTAG
- the LOC106386782 gene encoding probable aspartic proteinase GIP2: MASSTSCLNLFVFSFLSVLLITKSQISGSVNGVVFPVTRDLSTGQYVAEIRLGDSYEPVNLVVDLSGTLLWFDCTSGHISTSRSLISGSSSGCLKAKAGNDRVSSRGDQNGDCELLVRNGVVGITARGELATDVLSYGSVASQGTVDLLFACAPPLLLRGLPSGAQGVMGLSKAQISLPSQLAAETNEPRRLTVYLSPSNGVVSTRSVEDVFGAAAARSLVYTPLSTTSSGGYLINVKSIRVNGFMLAVNGTLSAELSTLVPYTTMESSLYAVFADAYVKAAASNAKSVAPVAPFGLCFTSTSSSDFPAVDLALQSEMVRWRIQGENLLVDVGGGVQCLGIVDGGSNRVSPITMGGLQLEGFVLDFDLGNSVMGFGERTRSSLDSFRQEAL, encoded by the coding sequence ATGGCATCTTCTACTTCTTGTCTGAATCTCTTCGTCTTCTCCTTCCTCTCCGTTCTACTCATTACCAAATCACAGATCTCTGGTTCGGTCAACGGTGTCGTTTTCCCTGTTACTCGAGACCTATCAACAGGTCAATACGTCGCAGAGATTCGCCTTGGCGACTCGTATGAGCCGGTTAACCTCGTCGTTGATCTATCCGGTACGCTTCTATGGTTCGATTGCACCTCCGGACATATCTCCACGTCGCGAAGTCTGATCTCAGGAAGCTCAAGCGGCTGTCTGAAAGCCAAAGCTGGGAACGACAGAGTTTCATCGCGCGGAGACCAAAACGGTGATTGCGAGTTGCTTGTCCGAAACGGCGTCGTTGGGATTACGGCGAGAGGAGAGCTCGCAACAGACGTCTTATCATATGGATCTGTTGCTTCTCAGGGAACGGTTGATCTTCTCTTCGCCTGCGCTCCTCCGTTGCTGTTACGTGGACTCCCTAGTGGAGCCCAAGGAGTAATGGGCCTTTCCAAGGCCCAAATCTCTCTCCCTTCCCAACTCGCCGCGGAAACTAACGAACCCCGTCGTTTAACTGTTTATCTCTCGCCGTCGAACGGCGTCGTGTCAACGCGTTCGGTGGAGGATGTGTTCGGAGCGGCTGCAGCTAGATCGTTGGTCTACACGCCACTGTCAACAACCTCGAGCGGCGGTTACTTAATCAACGTGAAATCGATCAGAGTCAACGGGTTCATGCTCGCCGTGAACGGCACGTTATCCGCAGAGCTAAGCACGTTGGTCCCTTACACGACGATGGAGAGCTCGCTCTACGCGGTTTTCGCGGATGCTTACGTTAAAGCTGCTGCGAGCAACGCTAAATCGGTGGCTCCCGTGGCACCGTTTGGTCTCTGCTTCACGAGCACGTCTTCTTCGGATTTTCCGGCGGTTGATCTGGCGTTGCAGAGCGAGATGGTGAGGTGGAGGATTCAGGGGGAGAATCTGCTGGTGGATGTTGGTGGTGGGGTCCAATGCTTGGGAATTGTAGACGGCGGGTCGAACCGGGTCAGTCCGATTACAATGGGTGGGTTGCAGTTAGAAGGCTTTGTGTTGGACTTTGATTTGGGTAACTCGGTGATGGGGTTTGGAGAAAGGACACGCTCTAGTTTAGATTCCTTCCGACAAGAAGCTTTGTAG